Proteins co-encoded in one Hymenobacter swuensis DY53 genomic window:
- a CDS encoding glycoside hydrolase family 20 protein — protein MKKKIRVSLAVLLGLGGGIGLAGAPASAQPASVNRSALSIIPQPVRLTAGSGSFAVTPATKIYVDPKNEELRRIGEVLSQDLQRAAGVQLPVVTAPSGRPGPGSIFLMLRQPLDSLGTEGYMLSVQPTQVVLAAGKPQGVFLGLQTIRQLLPTQRSAMAVRLPALEVVDKPRYQWRGMHLDVSRHFFPVEFVKRYIDYLARHKMNTFHWHLTDDQGWRIEIKKYPRLTSVGGWRDGTLIGHYTDQPHQFDNIRYGGFYTQEQIKEVVQYAQDRYITVVPEIEMPGHAVAALAAYPELSCTGGPFKVERLWGVFDDIFCAGNEQTFTFLQDVLTEVMPLFPGNIVHIGGDEAPKTRWHECPKCQARMKAENLRDEHELQSYFVQRIEKFVNSRGKSIIGWDEILEGGLAPNAAVMSWRGMEGGTMAARQQHNVVMTPGSHAYFDHAQGEASLEPLSFGGYLPLSKVYSFEPTPKELTAAEQQYILGAQANIWTEYIPTEQQVEYMAFPRMSALAEVLWTPARQRSWPDFQQRMQQQYRRYEAWGATYSRSAFNVRQQLALDPARRTTLVTLQTDAAGPQIMYTLDGSTPTAVSRVYTQPFPVSSSAVIKAASFEKGKLMGKVTTREVMMHKAFATPVTLTNEPNKSYKGTGPVTLVDGQKGSTNHADGQWLGFYGTDLVATLDLQKATEINTVTSTFLRAAGSGILLPTNVEVAVSEDGKTYRTVYSAPVPAQATQAKPTSSEVRADVQKTMARFIRITARNAQAVGASKPETWLFAGEIVVQ, from the coding sequence GTGAAAAAGAAAATCCGGGTGTCATTGGCGGTGCTGCTGGGTCTGGGCGGCGGTATTGGACTGGCCGGGGCACCGGCTTCTGCCCAGCCGGCCAGCGTAAACCGTAGTGCCCTATCCATCATTCCGCAGCCGGTGCGCCTTACGGCCGGTAGCGGCAGCTTTGCGGTTACGCCGGCCACCAAAATTTACGTCGACCCCAAAAATGAGGAACTGCGCCGCATCGGGGAGGTGCTGAGCCAGGACCTGCAGCGCGCCGCCGGCGTGCAGCTGCCGGTAGTGACGGCACCATCGGGCAGGCCGGGCCCCGGCAGTATTTTCCTGATGTTGCGACAACCGCTCGATAGCCTGGGTACCGAGGGATATATGCTCAGCGTGCAGCCTACGCAGGTAGTGCTGGCGGCCGGCAAACCGCAGGGCGTGTTTCTGGGCCTGCAAACCATCAGGCAACTGCTGCCCACGCAACGCTCAGCTATGGCCGTGCGCCTGCCGGCACTGGAGGTGGTAGACAAACCCCGGTACCAGTGGCGCGGCATGCACCTGGATGTAAGCCGCCACTTCTTCCCGGTGGAGTTCGTCAAAAGGTACATCGACTACCTGGCCCGGCACAAGATGAACACTTTCCACTGGCACCTCACCGATGACCAGGGCTGGCGCATCGAAATCAAAAAATACCCTAGGCTGACCTCCGTGGGCGGGTGGCGCGACGGTACGCTCATCGGGCATTACACCGACCAGCCCCACCAGTTCGATAACATCCGCTACGGCGGCTTCTACACCCAGGAGCAGATTAAGGAGGTGGTGCAGTATGCCCAGGACCGCTACATCACGGTGGTGCCGGAAATTGAGATGCCCGGCCACGCCGTAGCCGCGCTGGCCGCCTACCCGGAGCTGTCGTGCACGGGCGGGCCCTTCAAGGTGGAGCGGCTCTGGGGCGTGTTCGACGATATTTTCTGTGCCGGCAATGAGCAGACGTTTACGTTTTTGCAGGACGTGCTGACGGAGGTGATGCCTCTGTTTCCGGGCAACATCGTGCACATCGGGGGCGACGAAGCACCCAAGACCCGCTGGCACGAATGCCCCAAATGCCAGGCCCGCATGAAGGCGGAAAACCTCAGGGACGAGCACGAGCTGCAAAGCTACTTCGTGCAGCGCATAGAGAAGTTTGTGAACTCCCGGGGCAAGAGCATTATCGGCTGGGATGAAATTCTGGAAGGCGGCCTGGCACCTAACGCGGCCGTGATGTCGTGGCGCGGGATGGAAGGCGGCACCATGGCTGCCCGGCAGCAGCACAACGTGGTCATGACCCCTGGCTCGCACGCCTACTTCGACCATGCCCAGGGCGAGGCTAGTCTGGAGCCGTTGTCGTTTGGCGGCTACCTGCCCCTCTCGAAGGTATACTCCTTCGAGCCCACGCCCAAAGAGCTGACCGCTGCCGAGCAGCAGTACATTCTGGGGGCGCAGGCCAACATCTGGACCGAGTATATCCCCACCGAGCAGCAGGTGGAATACATGGCGTTTCCCCGCATGTCGGCGCTGGCGGAGGTGCTCTGGACCCCGGCCCGGCAACGGAGCTGGCCCGATTTTCAGCAGCGCATGCAGCAGCAGTACCGCCGCTACGAAGCCTGGGGTGCCACCTACTCCCGCAGCGCCTTCAACGTGCGGCAGCAGCTCGCCCTTGACCCCGCCCGGCGCACCACCCTCGTTACCCTGCAAACGGACGCCGCGGGGCCGCAAATTATGTATACGCTTGATGGCTCGACCCCAACTGCTGTGTCGCGGGTGTACACTCAGCCGTTTCCCGTATCGAGTTCGGCTGTCATCAAAGCCGCATCTTTCGAAAAGGGGAAGCTGATGGGCAAAGTCACGACCCGGGAAGTAATGATGCACAAGGCCTTTGCCACTCCCGTGACGCTGACCAACGAGCCCAACAAAAGCTACAAAGGCACCGGACCTGTAACGCTGGTGGATGGACAGAAAGGCTCCACCAACCATGCCGACGGGCAGTGGCTGGGCTTCTACGGCACCGATCTGGTAGCCACGCTGGATCTGCAGAAAGCCACCGAAATCAACACAGTTACAAGCACTTTTCTGCGGGCTGCCGGTTCCGGAATTCTGCTGCCAACGAACGTGGAAGTAGCGGTATCGGAGGACGGTAAAACCTACCGAACGGTGTACTCCGCCCCCGTGCCGGCGCAGGCCACGCAAGCTAAGCCTACCAGTAGCGAAGTGCGGGCCGACGTGCAGAAAACCATGGCCCGGTTTATCAGAATCACGGCCAGGAACGCCCAGGCGGTTGGAGCCTCCAAGCCCGAAACCTGGCTGTTTGCCGGTGAAATTGTGGTACAGTAA
- a CDS encoding N(4)-(beta-N-acetylglucosaminyl)-L-asparaginase: MPTRRKFLSSSAASLAALAASPSAEALSLPPAPVAGKPLVISTWDTGLAANLGAWKVLSQGGRALDAVEAGVMVTEASQNCCVGLGGNPDREGIVTLDACIMDEQFNCGSVAALERIKHPISVARRVMERTPHVMLVGEGAQQFAVAQGFPLEAQKLSPDAEKAYREWLKTSQYKPVVNIENTGNRKTGPVGGANNHDTIAMLAQDAQGRLSGSCTTSGMGFKMRGRLGDSPLIGSGLFVDNAVGAAAATGQGEDVIRIAGAHTVVELMRQGMGPKAACKAAVERIAKIKGDKARDIQVCFIAISAQGQHGAFALQKGFSYAVCDAGNQQQLIQADYLLK; the protein is encoded by the coding sequence ATGCCTACCCGTCGTAAGTTTCTCTCCTCCTCTGCCGCTAGTTTAGCCGCATTGGCTGCCAGCCCGTCTGCCGAGGCACTGAGTCTGCCACCAGCTCCGGTGGCTGGCAAACCGCTGGTAATTTCGACCTGGGACACCGGTCTGGCGGCGAACCTCGGGGCCTGGAAAGTGCTCAGCCAGGGTGGCCGTGCCCTCGATGCGGTGGAGGCCGGCGTGATGGTGACGGAAGCCTCGCAAAACTGCTGTGTAGGCCTGGGCGGCAACCCCGATCGGGAAGGCATCGTGACGCTGGATGCCTGCATCATGGACGAGCAGTTTAACTGCGGCAGCGTGGCGGCCTTGGAACGCATTAAGCACCCCATCAGCGTGGCACGGCGCGTGATGGAGCGTACCCCGCACGTAATGCTGGTAGGAGAGGGTGCCCAGCAGTTTGCCGTGGCGCAGGGCTTTCCGCTGGAAGCCCAAAAGCTTAGCCCCGACGCCGAAAAGGCCTACCGCGAATGGCTCAAAACCAGCCAGTACAAGCCCGTCGTCAACATAGAAAACACCGGGAACCGCAAAACCGGCCCGGTAGGCGGAGCCAACAACCACGATACCATTGCCATGCTGGCCCAGGATGCGCAGGGGCGGCTCAGCGGCAGCTGCACCACCAGCGGCATGGGTTTTAAGATGCGCGGCCGCCTCGGCGACTCGCCCCTGATCGGCTCGGGGTTGTTTGTGGATAATGCCGTGGGCGCCGCCGCCGCTACCGGCCAGGGCGAGGATGTGATTCGCATAGCCGGGGCGCACACCGTGGTGGAGCTTATGCGCCAGGGAATGGGACCGAAAGCGGCCTGTAAAGCCGCCGTGGAGCGCATTGCCAAAATCAAAGGCGACAAAGCCCGCGACATTCAGGTGTGCTTTATTGCCATTAGTGCCCAGGGCCAGCACGGCGCCTTTGCCCTACAGAAAGGCTTTAGCTACGCCGTTTGCGACGCCGGCAACCAGCAGCAGCTCATTCAGGCCGATTACCTGCTGAAATGA
- a CDS encoding copper homeostasis protein CutC — translation MRARGLEICAGSVQSAVAAQAGGAHRIELCQNLEQGGTTPSYGTIRHVLTRLAIPVFVLIRPRTGHFCYDAEELAIMEADIRQCRALGCAGVVLGALNQAGRVDLAACRRLLAAAGPLPVTFHRAFDACPDQHQALEEIISLGCQRILTSGGQPTAPAGRTQLAALVQQATGRISIMPGAGVTPATIRDLARHTGAHEFHASAKRQLAAPPAPKATEFDTPRWETDATIVRELAACLNSPLD, via the coding sequence ATGAGGGCGCGCGGGCTTGAAATCTGCGCGGGCTCGGTGCAGTCGGCCGTGGCGGCGCAAGCCGGAGGCGCCCACCGCATTGAGCTGTGCCAGAACCTGGAGCAGGGCGGCACGACCCCCTCATACGGCACCATCCGGCACGTACTGACCCGGCTTGCCATTCCCGTATTCGTGCTGATTCGGCCGCGAACCGGGCACTTCTGCTACGATGCGGAGGAACTAGCCATCATGGAAGCAGACATCCGGCAGTGCCGGGCGCTGGGGTGCGCGGGCGTGGTGCTGGGGGCTCTGAACCAGGCGGGCCGCGTGGATCTGGCGGCTTGTCGGCGGCTGCTGGCGGCGGCCGGACCGTTGCCAGTTACGTTTCACCGCGCCTTTGATGCATGCCCGGATCAACACCAGGCTCTGGAGGAAATTATCAGCCTGGGCTGCCAGCGGATTCTAACTTCCGGCGGTCAGCCCACCGCGCCGGCAGGGCGTACGCAGCTGGCCGCGCTGGTACAGCAGGCAACCGGGCGCATCAGCATTATGCCGGGCGCGGGAGTGACGCCCGCTACCATCCGGGACTTAGCCCGGCATACGGGTGCCCATGAGTTTCACGCCAGCGCCAAAAGGCAGCTGGCCGCTCCGCCTGCGCCGAAAGCCACGGAGTTTGATACGCCACGCTGGGAAACCGATGCGACTATCGTGCGGGAATTGGCAGCGTGCCTGAACTCACCTTTGGATTGA